The Mucilaginibacter mallensis genome has a segment encoding these proteins:
- a CDS encoding hybrid sensor histidine kinase/response regulator transcription factor, which translates to MRVKFCSLLAVAVIFVCVNVFGQGSQYRFSHLDVGDGLSHNQVNCIFKDSEGFMWFGTASGLNRFDGYTFKVFKHDSNNKNSVSDDFINKIFEGPDKKLWISTRNGFCYYDSDTESFNSDMSLLLRSLKLPVDPNVTQVVRTSAADFWFLYPDSGVYRYNTLSKQTKRYYHSINSIPSLYSSSIADITVDAKHNIWIAYSDGTVENFDITLNKITYHTDIFKKAYNNKNGYYSLLIDRDDDLWFYASYIESGVFYYKPSTGTLLHIDKESAGLKLKANVINNIIQADDGRIWISTDHGGISVLDKKKFEITSLQNREDDAKSLRQNSASLYKDNLGIIWAGTFKKGISYYHKNIIRFPLYRHFASDPASLSFNDVDKFAEDKLGNLWIGTNGGGLIYFNRKNGNYTQYKHDPSNLNSLSNDVIVNLCIDHDQKLWIGTYFGGLDCFDGKTFTHYRHDDKVTTSIDDDRVWSILEDSSHRLWIGTFAGGLEIFDRSKKIFYQPFKPSDIRSSMVSSIFEDKQGNIWIGGFLGVDVILKKTGRVIHYISNGNAANGLVDNTVNSITQDSHGLIWIATAGGLSVLNTKTNVFTSLTTKNGLPANSILNILEDNKGAMWLSTSNGLSRVTLTATFNAFNFQIENFDEMDGLQGREFNANSALRTRKGEMVFGGGDGFNIFNPATIQPNTNKPKLVFTDFQVFNESISANEAINGHVILSKAISVTRDIVLNHGENIFSIEFAALDFFDPSKERYQYMLEGFDKGWVNADSRTRKAGYTNLDGGDYTFKVRVFNSEGVWNPDYISLKIKILPPFWKTTWAYIVYLMIIGGTLYFIRKRGIQKIRMQFAVEKEKQEQRRLIEQERQEVKRMQELDQLKIKFLTNVSHEFRTPLSLIMAPVEKMLTRADQEQKQQLTMIGKNARRLLLLVNQLLDFRRMEVQELKLHRKPGDIVKFISEISLSFIDIAEGKEIGFIFDTTIDSLFTDFDHDKIERILFNLISNAFKFTPAGGNVSVLLNVTKDNQVDQGTLLEIKVTDTGIGIPVEKHDKIFERFFQNDVPESVINQGSGIGLAITREFVKMHGGEITVESEPGHGSCFIIKLPLVVYADAKMDTPLDIDGENEKENQGNGNENKASLKQQPSTKKPVILLVEDNDDFRFYLKDNLKDIFFIIEASNGRDGWQKALSQHPDIIVSDINMPEMTGIELCKKLKNDKRTSHIPLVLLTALIGENEQLEGLEIGANDYMTKPFNFEILLSKIKNILILRDTYKRTYKKQMDLQLQEVPLQNEDEKLLRSIVEYIETNILNESLSVEELSRQMNMSRGSLYSKVLMLTGKSPIEFIRSIRLKKAVYLLENSQMTISQICYEVGFNTPKYFTKLFKEEYNTLPSAYVASIRQKKLSETENKE; encoded by the coding sequence ATGCGCGTAAAATTTTGTTCTCTTCTTGCGGTTGCAGTAATTTTTGTATGCGTAAATGTATTTGGGCAGGGTAGCCAGTATCGTTTCTCGCACCTGGATGTAGGCGATGGGTTATCACACAATCAGGTTAACTGCATATTTAAAGATTCGGAAGGTTTCATGTGGTTTGGTACCGCGTCGGGCCTCAATCGATTTGATGGTTATACCTTTAAAGTTTTCAAGCATGACAGCAATAATAAAAATTCTGTTAGTGATGATTTTATAAACAAAATTTTTGAAGGTCCGGATAAAAAGCTATGGATATCAACACGTAATGGGTTTTGCTATTATGATTCTGATACAGAGTCATTTAATAGTGATATGTCACTATTGTTGCGTTCTTTAAAGTTGCCTGTTGACCCGAATGTCACACAGGTAGTACGGACGAGTGCTGCGGACTTTTGGTTTTTGTATCCTGATTCAGGTGTTTACAGGTATAATACCTTAAGCAAGCAGACGAAACGCTATTATCATAGTATTAATTCCATTCCATCGTTATATTCAAGTTCAATTGCTGATATCACCGTTGATGCTAAACACAATATATGGATAGCATACAGTGATGGCACAGTTGAAAATTTTGATATTACGCTTAATAAAATTACCTATCACACAGATATTTTTAAAAAGGCATACAATAATAAAAACGGGTATTATTCTTTACTTATCGATCGGGATGATGATCTGTGGTTCTATGCGTCCTATATTGAGTCGGGCGTATTTTATTACAAGCCATCAACAGGGACTTTGCTACATATTGATAAAGAATCAGCGGGACTAAAGTTAAAGGCGAATGTCATAAACAATATTATTCAAGCCGACGATGGGCGTATATGGATTTCTACCGACCATGGCGGAATCAGTGTGCTGGATAAAAAGAAATTTGAAATTACCAGCCTGCAAAACCGTGAAGACGACGCCAAATCATTAAGGCAGAATTCTGCATCACTCTACAAAGATAATTTGGGTATTATTTGGGCCGGTACCTTTAAAAAGGGAATAAGCTATTATCATAAAAATATTATCAGGTTCCCGCTTTACAGGCATTTTGCGTCAGATCCTGCCAGTTTAAGTTTTAATGATGTCGACAAATTTGCCGAAGATAAGCTCGGCAATTTATGGATTGGGACAAACGGGGGCGGTCTTATTTATTTTAACCGTAAAAACGGTAACTATACCCAGTATAAGCACGATCCGTCAAACCTCAATAGTCTTAGTAATGACGTTATTGTTAATTTATGTATTGACCATGACCAGAAGCTATGGATCGGTACCTACTTCGGCGGCCTGGACTGCTTTGACGGAAAAACCTTTACACATTATAGACATGATGATAAAGTGACCACCAGTATTGATGATGATAGGGTATGGAGCATTCTGGAGGATTCCTCGCACAGGTTATGGATAGGGACGTTTGCAGGCGGTCTTGAGATTTTCGACCGATCAAAAAAAATATTTTACCAACCTTTTAAACCGTCCGATATAAGGTCCTCAATGGTATCTTCAATCTTTGAGGATAAACAAGGCAATATATGGATAGGGGGATTTTTGGGTGTAGATGTCATATTAAAAAAAACGGGACGAGTGATTCATTATATCTCAAATGGAAACGCCGCAAATGGTTTAGTTGACAATACCGTAAATAGTATTACCCAGGATAGCCACGGTTTAATATGGATAGCAACAGCCGGAGGATTGAGTGTTCTGAATACTAAAACTAATGTTTTCACCTCACTGACAACAAAAAATGGTCTTCCTGCAAACTCAATATTGAACATCCTGGAGGATAACAAAGGAGCCATGTGGCTGAGCACTTCAAATGGGTTAAGTCGTGTCACCTTAACGGCTACATTTAACGCTTTTAATTTTCAAATTGAAAATTTTGACGAGATGGATGGCCTTCAGGGCCGGGAATTTAATGCAAATTCCGCTTTAAGGACACGAAAAGGAGAGATGGTTTTTGGAGGCGGCGATGGTTTTAATATTTTCAATCCCGCAACCATACAACCCAATACGAATAAACCCAAATTAGTTTTTACCGATTTTCAAGTGTTTAATGAAAGTATATCCGCCAATGAAGCTATTAACGGACATGTTATACTTTCAAAAGCCATATCGGTAACACGTGATATCGTACTTAATCACGGCGAAAATATCTTTTCCATAGAATTTGCGGCGCTTGATTTTTTTGACCCCAGTAAAGAAAGATATCAGTATATGCTGGAGGGTTTCGACAAAGGATGGGTAAATGCGGATAGTAGAACGAGAAAAGCCGGTTACACCAACCTTGATGGGGGAGACTATACATTTAAAGTACGTGTATTCAATTCAGAAGGGGTTTGGAATCCCGATTACATTTCTTTAAAAATTAAAATTTTGCCGCCATTTTGGAAAACGACCTGGGCATATATAGTTTATCTGATGATTATTGGTGGGACGTTATATTTCATTCGTAAGCGCGGAATACAAAAAATCAGAATGCAGTTTGCCGTAGAAAAAGAGAAGCAGGAACAAAGACGGCTAATAGAACAAGAGCGCCAGGAAGTTAAACGTATGCAGGAGCTCGACCAACTGAAAATTAAGTTTTTAACGAACGTAAGTCATGAGTTCAGGACGCCACTATCATTGATCATGGCACCAGTTGAAAAAATGTTAACCCGAGCGGACCAGGAGCAGAAACAACAACTGACTATGATAGGAAAAAATGCCAGGCGACTGTTGCTACTGGTAAATCAGTTGCTTGATTTTCGCCGGATGGAAGTTCAGGAGCTAAAGCTGCATCGTAAGCCCGGAGATATTGTGAAGTTCATCAGTGAGATTAGCCTATCATTTATAGATATTGCCGAAGGAAAAGAGATCGGTTTTATTTTTGACACGACCATCGATTCGCTGTTTACAGATTTTGACCATGATAAGATAGAAAGGATATTATTTAACCTGATATCAAATGCCTTTAAATTTACTCCCGCAGGCGGTAATGTAAGCGTTTTACTCAATGTAACGAAAGATAATCAGGTTGATCAGGGTACTTTACTTGAAATTAAGGTGACCGATACAGGCATCGGTATTCCTGTTGAAAAGCACGATAAGATTTTTGAGCGTTTTTTCCAGAACGACGTTCCGGAGTCAGTGATAAACCAGGGCAGCGGTATAGGCCTTGCAATTACCCGTGAGTTTGTTAAGATGCATGGGGGGGAAATAACAGTCGAAAGCGAACCGGGCCACGGCAGTTGTTTTATCATCAAATTGCCACTTGTTGTTTATGCAGATGCTAAAATGGATACACCATTGGACATCGACGGTGAAAATGAAAAAGAAAACCAAGGCAATGGTAATGAAAATAAAGCCTCGCTGAAACAGCAGCCTTCAACTAAAAAACCGGTAATCCTGTTAGTTGAAGACAACGACGATTTTCGTTTTTACCTCAAGGATAATTTAAAAGATATATTTTTTATAATCGAAGCTTCAAACGGAAGAGACGGGTGGCAAAAGGCGCTTTCGCAACATCCGGATATTATCGTAAGTGATATCAATATGCCTGAAATGACAGGCATTGAGCTTTGTAAAAAACTGAAGAATGATAAGCGTACATCACATATTCCATTAGTTCTGCTGACTGCGCTGATTGGGGAGAACGAACAATTAGAAGGCTTGGAAATTGGCGCTAATGATTACATGACCAAACCGTTTAATTTTGAAATACTTCTTTCAAAAATAAAGAACATCCTTATTCTTAGGGACACTTATAAACGAACTTATAAAAAGCAAATGGATCTGCAATTGCAGGAGGTGCCTTTGCAAAATGAAGACGAGAAACTTTTGAGGAGTATAGTTGAATATATAGAAACTAACATATTAAATGAAAGTCTATCCGTCGAAGAACTAAGCCGCCAAATGAACATGAGCCGGGGATCGCTCTATAGTAAGGTCTTAATGCTTACAGGTAAATCTCCCATTGAATTTATCCGTTCCATAAGACTGAAAAAGGCGGTGTATTTGCTCGAAAACAGCCAAATGACCATTAGTCAGATATGCTATGAAGTAGGCTTTAACACTCCCAAATATTTCACAAAGCTTTTCAAGGAAGAGTATAATACTCTTCCCTCTGCCTACGTTGCTTCCATTCGCCAAAAGAAATTATCCGAAACTGAGAATAAAGAATAG
- a CDS encoding glycoside hydrolase family 31 protein, which produces MAAILLLLITAIPVANASVKSYKKEADGLLFTLDKGLMMVTICKDDIIEVKYTIFNDFVSKPSLIVNAKWSFPSFKVSEDKNQVIITTAKLKVTINKLTNNITYQDLYGKEIASEDNKSITPATIAGISTYNVSTQFNSPADEALFGLGCHPIDTGSINYKGRNQDLAIKYLTGAVPVLLSTKGYGLMWDNYSASNFYGAEAENTKFKYVSESGRQADYYFFYGPGFDQIINLYRTATGKAPMFAKWAFGLFQSQDRYMSQDEILSVKNNYRNNHIPVDVIVQDWYYWDPFPIGAHVMNPARYPDPKKMIDELHKSNIHGMISIWPVFGKGTRDFDTLQKMGGLTNITWDNIVTHTFDNYYDAHNPKARELYWDMARDSLIKRYGWDAWWVDQCEPDNGLLLDERRKSDFWIGKGINYFNTYSLEHSTGLYQGWRRDIPKKRAFFLLRQSFAGEQRNAATLWSSDISCTFDSFKNQIPQGINTCTSGIPYWTSDIGGYHYNWGVPDWSKPEFRELFTRWFQFGTFCPIMRIHGKGERAIFSKNWDEGTRSILLKYDKLRYRLLPYIYSLAAKTTLNNYTMMRSLAFDFRNDKNVYKIPDQYMFGPAFLVNPVTGKGETERKVYLPGSGPWYNFWTGENLSGGKTVNAAAPIDEMPLYVRAGSIVPMGPEVEYATQKTNKVIELRIYPGADGWFTFYEDENDNYNYEQGRYSTFTFAWNDKRKELSISDTKGAFPGMLIQHTFNIILVNGQHGSGPLATKVVDETINYNGKAIIVKVR; this is translated from the coding sequence ATGGCAGCAATTCTATTACTTCTAATCACAGCTATACCTGTTGCCAACGCCTCTGTCAAATCCTATAAAAAAGAAGCTGACGGGCTTTTATTTACATTAGATAAAGGCCTGATGATGGTTACCATTTGCAAGGACGATATCATCGAAGTAAAATACACCATTTTTAACGATTTTGTCAGCAAGCCCTCACTTATTGTAAATGCAAAATGGAGTTTCCCATCTTTTAAGGTTTCAGAAGATAAGAACCAGGTTATTATCACAACGGCTAAGTTGAAAGTAACAATAAACAAACTCACTAATAATATTACTTACCAAGACCTGTATGGTAAGGAAATAGCCTCTGAAGATAATAAAAGCATTACCCCAGCTACCATAGCCGGCATAAGCACCTATAACGTAAGCACCCAATTTAATTCACCTGCAGATGAAGCGCTTTTTGGCCTTGGCTGCCATCCTATTGACACTGGCTCTATCAATTATAAAGGAAGAAACCAGGATTTGGCAATAAAATACCTTACCGGCGCTGTTCCCGTGCTGCTATCCACTAAAGGTTATGGACTGATGTGGGATAATTATTCGGCATCAAATTTTTACGGTGCCGAAGCCGAAAATACCAAATTTAAATATGTATCCGAAAGTGGGAGGCAGGCCGATTATTACTTTTTTTACGGCCCTGGGTTTGATCAGATCATCAACCTATACCGTACAGCCACAGGCAAGGCTCCAATGTTTGCAAAATGGGCATTCGGTCTATTCCAATCACAGGATAGGTATATGAGCCAGGATGAAATACTTTCAGTAAAGAACAATTACCGCAATAATCATATCCCGGTAGATGTCATCGTGCAGGATTGGTATTATTGGGATCCATTCCCTATTGGTGCTCATGTAATGAACCCGGCACGTTATCCTGACCCTAAAAAAATGATCGATGAATTACATAAATCAAATATTCATGGGATGATTTCCATCTGGCCTGTGTTTGGCAAAGGAACCAGAGACTTCGATACCCTGCAAAAGATGGGAGGGCTAACAAATATAACCTGGGATAATATTGTTACCCATACATTTGATAACTACTATGATGCGCACAATCCCAAAGCCCGTGAATTATATTGGGATATGGCCCGCGACAGCCTGATTAAAAGATATGGTTGGGATGCGTGGTGGGTTGATCAATGTGAACCTGACAACGGCTTGTTATTGGACGAACGCCGCAAGAGTGATTTCTGGATAGGAAAGGGTATCAACTATTTTAATACCTATTCGCTCGAGCATTCCACAGGGCTATACCAGGGCTGGCGCCGGGATATCCCGAAGAAGAGAGCGTTTTTTTTACTCCGGCAGTCTTTTGCGGGTGAGCAACGAAATGCTGCAACACTTTGGTCTTCAGATATTTCCTGCACGTTTGATTCGTTTAAAAATCAGATACCGCAAGGCATTAATACCTGTACATCAGGCATTCCTTACTGGACATCAGACATAGGCGGATACCACTATAATTGGGGGGTACCCGATTGGTCGAAACCGGAATTCAGGGAACTGTTTACCCGTTGGTTCCAGTTTGGTACATTTTGCCCAATTATGCGCATCCACGGCAAGGGTGAACGGGCCATATTTTCAAAGAATTGGGACGAAGGCACAAGGTCAATCTTATTAAAGTATGATAAGCTGCGTTATCGCCTGTTGCCTTATATTTATTCGCTTGCCGCAAAAACTACGCTTAATAATTATACTATGATGCGTTCGTTGGCATTTGATTTTCGTAATGATAAGAATGTATACAAAATACCAGATCAGTATATGTTTGGACCTGCATTTTTGGTTAACCCCGTTACCGGAAAAGGTGAAACGGAAAGAAAGGTTTATTTGCCGGGATCGGGCCCGTGGTATAATTTCTGGACAGGTGAAAACCTCAGCGGAGGTAAAACGGTTAATGCTGCTGCACCGATTGACGAGATGCCATTATATGTGCGCGCCGGTTCCATCGTCCCGATGGGTCCCGAAGTAGAGTATGCCACCCAAAAAACCAATAAGGTTATTGAACTGCGGATCTATCCTGGCGCAGATGGGTGGTTTACTTTTTATGAGGACGAGAATGACAATTACAATTATGAGCAGGGCCGGTATTCCACTTTTACATTCGCCTGGAATGACAAACGGAAAGAACTAAGCATATCAGATACCAAGGGAGCTTTTCCGGGCATGTTAATACAGCACACCTTTAATATCATATTGGTTAACGGCCAGCATGGTAGCGGCCCTTTGGCCACTAAAGTTGTTGACGAAACGATTAACTATAACGGTAAAGCAATAATTGTGAAAGTAAGATAA
- a CDS encoding cellulase family glycosylhydrolase: MKLILNSSVARTVTGFLLVFLSQYNYNTVKNYWYALQKMLDGDNTGLKAVINHTSIISTYVKPGGYIISLLNLSSCLTPSISNNQLFTAAKLMRRDLTNFIMKKTLNYFLCILAILAFIRCSKHEIADPSAKSFMTKKGSSKSNLASYPSWNTNPIAPDQTGMTSTATQIAANITLGINIGNTMEAPGNEQGWGNPMITQALIDSYKQRGFNAIRIPCNWDWSHIINTSTEQIDPAWLSRVQTVVQYCVNDGMYVILNIHWDNGWLQSNDTVTAQAATNAKQKALWEQIATQMRGFDQHLLFASTNEPGGNTAAAMSVLLSYHQTFINAVRSTGGHNSYRTLVIQGPGGADIVTTNNLMNTMPTDQASNRLMVEVHNYTPYNFCLMGSDQSWGNVFYYWGSGYHTTFDVAHNPTWGEESTLSGYFQMMKTKFVNNGIPVVMGEFAVQGLNLTGDTLNFNLASRAYWYNYNMHQAFANGMLPFLWDTGSIINRSTYAVQDQRDLAALVQGAQTGASPAFQVGSVYQIINRYSFKPLEIWGWGTANGSTADQWDYAAGQNQQFKVLNAANGSYLLTPMHTSGKCLEIYNWSGANGGIADIWSYTGTGGANQNWLIQATDNGYYKIINVNSGKALEVTLGTNPAIPFRNGTAVDQSSYIGGKNQQWGFVKI, translated from the coding sequence ATGAAGCTGATATTAAATTCTTCTGTAGCCAGAACGGTTACGGGCTTCTTATTAGTTTTTTTAAGCCAGTATAATTATAATACTGTAAAAAACTACTGGTACGCCTTGCAAAAAATGTTAGATGGTGATAATACAGGCCTGAAGGCGGTAATAAATCATACTAGCATTATCAGCACTTATGTAAAACCTGGTGGCTATATAATAAGCCTCCTTAATCTATCCAGTTGCCTAACACCTTCAATTTCAAATAACCAATTATTCACTGCGGCAAAATTGATGCGCCGCGATTTAACCAATTTTATTATGAAAAAAACTTTAAATTATTTTTTATGCATCCTGGCAATCCTGGCATTTATAAGATGCAGTAAGCACGAAATTGCTGATCCAAGTGCCAAATCGTTTATGACAAAAAAAGGTAGCAGCAAATCAAATTTAGCTTCGTACCCGAGTTGGAATACTAACCCGATCGCGCCAGATCAAACAGGGATGACCAGTACCGCGACTCAAATTGCTGCCAACATTACGTTGGGGATTAATATCGGCAATACCATGGAAGCTCCTGGTAACGAACAAGGATGGGGAAACCCCATGATTACCCAGGCGCTAATTGACAGCTATAAACAAAGGGGTTTTAATGCCATACGAATCCCTTGTAATTGGGATTGGTCGCACATTATAAACACGTCAACAGAACAAATAGACCCGGCCTGGCTTTCCCGTGTGCAGACGGTTGTCCAATATTGCGTTAACGATGGCATGTATGTGATATTAAATATACATTGGGACAACGGATGGTTGCAGAGCAATGATACAGTTACCGCGCAGGCTGCAACCAATGCTAAACAAAAGGCGCTTTGGGAACAAATTGCAACGCAAATGCGCGGTTTTGACCAACACCTGCTATTCGCCAGCACGAACGAACCCGGTGGAAACACTGCCGCCGCAATGAGCGTTCTGCTTTCTTATCATCAAACATTTATCAACGCGGTGAGGTCAACCGGCGGGCACAACAGCTACAGGACCCTGGTTATTCAAGGGCCCGGCGGAGCTGATATTGTTACAACGAACAATCTGATGAACACTATGCCGACCGATCAGGCATCTAATCGTTTGATGGTGGAAGTCCATAACTACACGCCTTATAACTTCTGTTTGATGGGCTCGGATCAATCATGGGGCAATGTGTTTTATTATTGGGGCTCGGGATATCACACCACCTTCGATGTTGCACACAATCCGACCTGGGGTGAGGAGTCGACCCTTAGTGGCTACTTCCAAATGATGAAAACCAAGTTTGTTAACAATGGCATCCCGGTAGTAATGGGCGAATTTGCAGTACAGGGCCTGAATCTTACAGGAGATACTTTAAACTTCAATCTTGCTTCCAGGGCGTATTGGTATAATTACAATATGCACCAGGCATTCGCGAACGGTATGCTTCCATTTCTTTGGGATACCGGTTCGATCATTAACAGGTCGACTTATGCAGTACAGGACCAACGGGATTTAGCGGCACTTGTACAAGGAGCACAAACTGGCGCATCCCCTGCATTTCAGGTTGGCAGTGTATACCAGATTATCAACAGGTACAGTTTTAAGCCTTTAGAGATCTGGGGCTGGGGTACTGCTAATGGATCAACGGCAGATCAATGGGATTATGCTGCCGGACAAAACCAGCAATTCAAAGTGTTAAACGCGGCCAATGGCAGTTATTTATTAACGCCTATGCATACTAGTGGCAAATGTTTGGAAATATATAATTGGTCTGGCGCTAATGGCGGTATCGCGGATATATGGAGTTACACAGGTACAGGCGGGGCTAATCAAAACTGGTTAATTCAGGCAACTGATAATGGATATTATAAGATTATAAATGTAAATAGCGGAAAGGCCCTTGAAGTTACTTTAGGGACCAATCCGGCAATTCCATTCAGAAATGGCACTGCTGTTGATCAATCGAGTTATATCGGAGGAAAAAATCAGCAGTGGGGATTTGTGAAAATATAA
- a CDS encoding GH35 family beta-galactosidase — MKKLILLTFLFSAAIQFNCLYAQQLPQLKHEGNITRLYVDGKPFIMVAGELHNSTSSNLTYLKPIFPKLKEMGLNTVLASIAWEQFEPQEGKFDYSIIDGIISQARENKLKLCLLWFGSWKNGLSTYPPLWVKKDSKRFFKLKQSNGSTGEVISPFCKEAQIADAKAFVQLMRRIKEIDKEHTVIMIQAENEVGAFQDIDYNKQALDSFNSQVPETLIRYLQKNTNNLSPEIKYVWQKNGSKTKGTWSEVFADTMKSAQNFFMTWQYAQYINEICRLGKKELNLPMYVNAWLVQKSTDLPGVYPNGGPVSRVIDIYKATAPDIDICAPDIYAPNYKEILSMYHRPDNPLFIPESTTEQARAFYAYAEHDAICFSPFGIEDAYSNLAYRQAISVINELMPYLLKYQGTGKMRGFMRTKNRAADTLVFGGDKVIVTYNNWDDTGYGLVIQTAPDEYLIAGITAQLRFESQNASKKIRIGQVFEGKFEGGQWITTRMLNGDETWHNECLIVTGRKAMISQTLEGQIVPPQPGPNQPASEVKSTEVQTPAVYKVVTYELK; from the coding sequence ATGAAAAAATTAATTCTACTCACTTTTTTATTTTCTGCAGCTATACAATTTAATTGTTTATACGCGCAGCAATTACCTCAATTAAAGCATGAGGGTAATATAACCAGGTTGTATGTTGATGGTAAGCCATTTATTATGGTCGCTGGAGAGTTGCATAACTCTACATCCTCCAACTTAACATATTTAAAACCCATTTTCCCCAAATTAAAAGAAATGGGACTTAATACAGTTCTCGCATCTATTGCATGGGAACAATTCGAACCTCAGGAGGGTAAATTTGATTATTCTATTATTGATGGGATCATATCCCAGGCTCGCGAAAACAAACTAAAACTTTGTCTCCTATGGTTTGGAAGCTGGAAAAATGGACTTTCCACGTATCCACCACTTTGGGTAAAAAAAGATTCAAAACGTTTTTTTAAACTGAAACAAAGTAATGGGAGTACCGGCGAAGTAATTTCACCTTTTTGTAAGGAAGCGCAAATTGCAGATGCTAAAGCATTTGTGCAATTAATGAGACGAATAAAGGAAATAGACAAAGAGCATACTGTTATAATGATTCAAGCCGAAAACGAAGTTGGAGCATTCCAGGATATCGATTACAATAAACAAGCACTTGATTCATTTAATTCGCAGGTACCGGAAACCTTAATTCGGTATTTACAAAAAAATACAAATAATTTGAGTCCTGAAATCAAATATGTTTGGCAAAAAAATGGAAGCAAAACTAAAGGCACATGGTCTGAAGTTTTTGCAGATACCATGAAAAGTGCGCAGAATTTCTTTATGACATGGCAATATGCCCAATATATAAATGAAATATGTCGCTTAGGCAAAAAAGAATTGAACCTTCCAATGTATGTAAATGCCTGGCTGGTTCAAAAATCTACTGATTTACCCGGAGTATATCCAAACGGTGGGCCTGTATCCAGAGTAATTGATATTTATAAAGCCACTGCGCCTGATATCGATATATGCGCACCTGATATTTATGCGCCTAACTATAAAGAAATATTGTCGATGTATCATCGTCCTGATAATCCACTTTTTATTCCCGAAAGCACTACTGAACAGGCACGGGCTTTTTATGCCTATGCAGAGCATGATGCCATTTGCTTTTCTCCATTTGGCATTGAAGACGCTTATAGCAATTTAGCCTATCGGCAGGCAATCTCTGTAATAAATGAATTAATGCCTTACCTATTAAAATATCAGGGTACAGGTAAAATGCGGGGATTCATGCGCACTAAAAACAGGGCGGCCGACACGCTTGTATTCGGCGGGGATAAAGTAATTGTAACCTATAATAATTGGGATGATACAGGATATGGCCTGGTTATTCAAACTGCTCCGGATGAATATTTAATAGCGGGCATTACTGCACAACTAAGATTTGAATCCCAGAATGCATCAAAAAAGATTCGTATTGGCCAGGTGTTTGAAGGAAAGTTTGAAGGAGGGCAGTGGATAACTACCCGTATGCTTAATGGCGACGAAACCTGGCATAATGAATGTCTGATTGTAACAGGGCGTAAAGCGATGATCTCTCAAACTTTGGAAGGACAGATAGTTCCTCCCCAGCCAGGACCAAATCAACCAGCATCGGAAGTTAAGAGTACAGAAGTTCAAACTCCTGCGGTCTATAAAGTGGTTACTTATGAATTGAAATGA